In Leptospira sp. WS58.C1, a single genomic region encodes these proteins:
- a CDS encoding lipin/Ned1/Smp2 family protein — protein sequence MRFFLLVLCLSVFSIGLWADCPDYITPSNPPSFSKPTKRSFRNFGNTILAGLYVPYHMVYDTIVKSGSNATMVGKFDYDAVFHKDLEGEYIHVYIYGTAMSGWNYVGRYTTNGDGKITANLGVRATGDYIVRMVVEGDLSSADGYLTVADPGRQTVLFDVDGTLTKNDFESIADYAGIKIADTYYYAPETVNAYRNKGYQVIYLTGRPYWNTKDTREWFPIKGIKSWHYHPHSEYWGENVQSYKTDYINYLRNTVGLDIIRAYGNATTDIAAYAAGGIPKADTWIIGEHAGKEGTQSITGNYSLHYNTVVASTPQSASCYL from the coding sequence ATGCGATTCTTTTTGTTAGTCTTGTGTTTAAGTGTGTTCTCTATCGGTCTTTGGGCGGATTGTCCGGACTACATCACACCTTCCAACCCGCCTAGTTTTTCGAAACCCACCAAAAGAAGTTTCCGTAATTTCGGAAATACGATATTGGCCGGTCTATATGTACCGTATCATATGGTCTATGATACGATCGTAAAATCCGGATCGAATGCAACTATGGTCGGCAAATTCGACTATGATGCCGTATTCCATAAGGATTTGGAAGGTGAATACATCCATGTTTATATTTACGGAACCGCTATGAGCGGCTGGAATTATGTGGGTCGGTATACTACGAACGGCGACGGAAAGATCACCGCAAACTTAGGGGTCCGAGCAACGGGCGACTATATTGTTCGTATGGTGGTGGAAGGTGATCTTTCTAGCGCTGACGGTTATTTGACCGTCGCAGATCCCGGTCGCCAAACGGTTTTATTCGATGTGGATGGAACCTTAACCAAGAATGATTTCGAGTCTATTGCCGATTATGCCGGCATCAAAATTGCGGATACTTATTATTACGCTCCCGAAACTGTAAATGCATATCGTAACAAAGGTTATCAGGTTATCTATCTGACCGGTCGCCCTTACTGGAATACCAAGGATACACGCGAATGGTTCCCAATAAAGGGGATAAAATCATGGCATTATCATCCTCATTCGGAATATTGGGGCGAGAATGTACAGTCTTATAAAACGGATTATATCAACTATTTGCGCAATACCGTAGGCTTGGATATTATCCGTGCGTACGGAAATGCGACTACTGATATTGCGGCTTATGCTGCAGGCGGCATTCCGAAAGCGGATACTTGGATCATAGGAGAGCATGCAGGGAAAGAAGGAACACAGTCCATCACGGGTAATTATTCTCTTCACTATAATACCGTAGTCGCAAGTACTCCTCAATCCGCATCTTGCTACTTGTAA
- a CDS encoding VOC family protein: protein MKKILIVLVSVLLLLTFWVFSTPPHEYKRIPNSDFSFETVIFRSPDPKRLSDFYKTVFRATEAKSTPSWILGDPLSSVITLRTPGYQGEGPLLTILKSKKPNLSTSAANDLGYAHICFETDNVPGLIRTIQKNGGRIDSRFENLQKVPAIYGRDPDGNIFEIHIPFPTPLSPSTIFRSLNSFVRTYFKLDPPKMDEIRFLHVNINSKDWTKALSFYSKVLAANPTGFERDYKGDFIENLTDLRGIEVKGRHLSLPGYDEGGPTLEIFTYNTFSARGPLSKSDIGKIAIGFRVLDLRSSVNKILQEGGIKLEEQGNTTILKDPEGNLLLLSQNKSTLDNTPLRK, encoded by the coding sequence ATGAAAAAAATACTGATCGTCCTAGTCTCCGTCTTATTATTACTTACTTTTTGGGTGTTTTCCACTCCTCCCCATGAATACAAAAGGATCCCAAATTCGGATTTTTCTTTTGAGACGGTAATTTTCAGGAGCCCGGATCCAAAACGTCTTTCCGATTTTTATAAGACCGTATTTCGTGCAACGGAAGCGAAAAGTACGCCCAGTTGGATACTTGGAGATCCGCTCTCTTCCGTGATTACACTTAGAACACCGGGTTATCAGGGCGAAGGCCCATTATTAACGATATTAAAGTCGAAGAAGCCCAATCTATCAACCTCCGCCGCAAATGACCTAGGTTACGCTCATATCTGTTTCGAAACGGATAATGTTCCGGGTCTTATCCGAACGATCCAAAAAAACGGAGGAAGGATAGATAGTCGTTTTGAAAATTTACAAAAAGTTCCCGCAATCTATGGAAGGGATCCGGATGGGAATATATTCGAGATCCACATTCCGTTTCCGACTCCCCTTAGTCCAAGCACAATATTCCGAAGTCTAAATTCGTTCGTACGGACTTACTTCAAACTGGATCCCCCGAAAATGGACGAGATCCGATTCCTTCATGTAAATATTAATTCCAAGGATTGGACCAAGGCTCTTTCATTTTATAGTAAAGTATTGGCAGCGAATCCCACAGGTTTCGAAAGGGATTATAAGGGAGACTTTATAGAAAATCTAACCGATCTCCGAGGAATAGAAGTCAAAGGGCGCCATCTTTCATTACCCGGATATGATGAAGGTGGACCCACCTTAGAGATCTTTACCTACAATACTTTCAGTGCAAGAGGCCCATTAAGTAAATCTGATATAGGAAAAATAGCCATAGGATTCCGTGTTTTGGATTTACGTTCATCAGTGAATAAAATACTACAAGAAGGCGGGATCAAATTGGAAGAACAAGGCAATACTACAATACTCAAAGATCCGGAGGGAAATCTCCTCCTTCTTTCTCAGAATAAGTCCACCCTAGACAATACACCCCTGAGAAAATAA
- a CDS encoding phospholipase, giving the protein MPELVSAPKVKVESLEDFLLKEQDKLIPLMRDMEKEANLSYDTNAPLPEALGFKGGDRKTIRNQFLRALRVNTGTPLGYFLQNLPGNPMPGKKSDPNTVSLNGKRDLKEDYEFYDIRIGELVSPIEVLATAGDEPDFGLDLNLFEDNGESFGKEYGFGIQSFGDPKIYYATQVPFHIGYYHESPIIFAAAGFLTRTYPKYRVFQFMTLSRFAFQTGHSYWGYRFLGWGMHYVADLTQPYHSRVLPNFGTISMLWINLKAILGFETAKNETIDRISSRHTTIEKYHFSTLRNAYRTKNFTHPFIVNLRQTDLDNSYGKYDNSYLVNIVAKQSYDISDRIDTLIDESNLLNGFSEGKLLPAINQKFLGDLDSTISEHMKGVGSHLRNYVRAGLN; this is encoded by the coding sequence ATGCCTGAATTGGTATCCGCTCCTAAAGTAAAAGTAGAATCGCTAGAAGACTTTTTACTGAAAGAACAGGACAAACTGATCCCTCTTATGAGGGATATGGAGAAGGAAGCGAATCTTAGCTACGATACAAACGCCCCACTTCCGGAGGCTCTTGGATTCAAAGGTGGAGATAGAAAGACGATCCGAAATCAGTTTCTACGAGCGCTCAGGGTGAACACCGGAACACCGTTAGGTTATTTTTTGCAAAATCTTCCAGGAAACCCCATGCCCGGAAAAAAATCAGATCCGAACACGGTCAGTCTCAACGGAAAAAGGGATCTCAAGGAAGATTACGAATTTTATGATATTCGAATTGGAGAACTTGTAAGTCCTATCGAAGTTCTTGCAACCGCAGGTGACGAACCGGATTTCGGATTAGATCTAAACCTATTCGAGGATAATGGAGAAAGTTTCGGAAAAGAGTACGGTTTTGGAATACAGTCTTTCGGTGATCCTAAGATCTATTATGCAACCCAGGTTCCGTTTCATATAGGTTATTACCACGAATCTCCTATCATTTTTGCCGCGGCTGGATTTTTAACCCGGACCTATCCAAAATACAGAGTATTTCAGTTTATGACACTTTCCCGTTTTGCTTTTCAAACGGGACATTCCTATTGGGGATATAGGTTTTTAGGCTGGGGGATGCATTATGTTGCCGATCTTACCCAACCCTATCACTCCAGAGTTCTCCCGAATTTTGGGACGATCAGTATGCTTTGGATCAATCTAAAAGCGATCCTTGGTTTCGAAACCGCCAAAAACGAAACAATTGATAGGATCTCCAGCCGACATACCACCATAGAAAAATATCATTTTAGTACATTACGAAATGCGTATCGAACTAAAAATTTCACTCATCCATTCATTGTAAATTTGAGACAAACCGATCTGGACAATAGCTACGGTAAGTATGACAATTCCTATCTAGTAAATATAGTTGCAAAACAAAGTTACGATATTTCCGATCGGATCGATACTTTAATTGACGAATCGAATCTGTTGAATGGATTTTCGGAAGGGAAACTTTTACCTGCGATCAATCAAAAGTTTTTGGGAGATTTAGATTCAACGATTTCCGAACACATGAAAGGTGTGGGTTCTCATCTCCGGAATTATGTTAGAGCAGGATTGAACTAG
- a CDS encoding tyrosinase family protein has product MKNSKDRIYDNFIKFHQLALSPTPGISPSNTDYKTNAAHHSPSFLPWHRAMIFEFEKELQKASGDPEMSLPYWDWTISDSRANIFLDPKFMGTKINSGDQLSRITGPFKDWEVIEYNSKDNIFDKTGSFLERSLYWESGPFPTKTKIRDAQLIEKYDGIFKGLWNNSIDSFFRTYMEMNLHDYIHDWIGGAMSNTSTAPNDPAFFLHHCNVDRLWAQWQDKYPNSKYVPQSGETEGQNWKDELVGLPGWTPEKVWDYKSLGYEYKALATDPIYPFSSWEGENAVGITSLKEKYYFSFTYPKDHGAYIGTASYEPKWDWLDQRELDSKYGIRPAPFGSGVIVACVKEKGVSFFSYSPEKSLQTLSESQFTDIKVIQPIYLAEFNGKIFASIIGEDNGAYITSSIDGRTWTKPTRIYGSWQTSKSMVLTAFQDKLFLSWVGNPLGDILVGWSNDGDNWSTSDMVSPLGLWRTSNPLGLAAFKGKLFLSQVGAGLLGVDMHITSSADPTKKDTWSEPKRIFSSWSAGREMNLTNVNDEALYTTFTQRGIFFAGGMYYAFSFDGVNWPESPTQIFTDKSSFHGIGMAYSNKNLYVAAKIPSQQSLSFSPIKLNAEPVKRVFGTLLGWWETWKAILLTQQDSKRIFYSFIGKFDEVRVGVSEDGVNWPNPVEIPDWKTTLPISVCSHKDYVYVGTVGRDNIARLAWADSKLEWKKENMLTIFGAWNTYRMVNLISYKDILYVTFSGTERLVFGALENTGFSEKASLFGGFTLITSATLCVFEEMLIATAVDDANRVLYSTSIDAINWTNPAPIEGISTKHEVFLQEMNGEIRCTYLSLKNIPVCVRIESLQ; this is encoded by the coding sequence ATGAAAAATAGTAAAGATCGGATCTACGATAATTTCATAAAATTCCACCAATTAGCTCTGAGTCCGACTCCGGGAATTTCACCTAGTAATACAGATTATAAAACGAATGCAGCACATCATTCTCCTTCTTTTCTTCCCTGGCATCGTGCAATGATTTTTGAATTCGAGAAGGAACTCCAGAAAGCGAGTGGAGATCCAGAAATGTCACTTCCCTATTGGGACTGGACTATAAGTGATTCGAGAGCAAACATTTTCCTAGATCCTAAGTTTATGGGGACCAAGATTAATAGTGGGGATCAATTATCCAGAATAACGGGCCCTTTTAAAGACTGGGAAGTAATTGAATATAATTCGAAGGATAATATATTCGATAAGACGGGTTCATTTTTAGAAAGATCCCTCTATTGGGAATCCGGCCCATTTCCAACGAAAACAAAGATCCGGGATGCTCAATTAATAGAGAAGTATGATGGGATATTCAAAGGTCTGTGGAATAATAGCATCGATTCTTTTTTTCGCACCTATATGGAAATGAATCTGCACGACTATATTCACGATTGGATCGGGGGAGCCATGTCTAATACGAGTACTGCCCCAAATGATCCAGCTTTTTTTCTTCATCATTGCAATGTAGATCGCTTATGGGCGCAGTGGCAGGACAAATATCCGAATTCTAAGTACGTACCGCAAAGTGGAGAGACTGAGGGACAAAACTGGAAAGACGAGTTAGTAGGTCTCCCAGGATGGACACCGGAAAAAGTATGGGATTATAAGTCTCTCGGCTACGAATATAAAGCACTAGCTACAGACCCAATTTATCCATTCTCATCTTGGGAGGGGGAAAATGCAGTCGGCATAACTTCACTAAAAGAGAAATACTATTTTTCTTTTACTTATCCGAAAGACCATGGAGCTTATATCGGAACGGCAAGCTATGAACCGAAATGGGATTGGTTAGATCAACGAGAATTAGATAGTAAATATGGAATCCGTCCGGCTCCATTCGGTTCTGGAGTAATCGTAGCTTGTGTTAAAGAAAAGGGGGTTTCGTTCTTCAGCTATAGCCCGGAGAAATCACTCCAAACATTGTCCGAAAGTCAGTTTACGGATATCAAGGTAATACAACCCATCTATTTAGCCGAATTCAATGGAAAAATTTTTGCGAGTATTATCGGAGAAGATAATGGGGCATATATAACCAGTTCGATCGATGGCCGAACATGGACTAAGCCAACAAGGATCTATGGAAGTTGGCAGACCTCTAAATCGATGGTACTGACCGCCTTTCAGGATAAACTGTTTTTATCTTGGGTTGGCAACCCTTTGGGAGACATTTTAGTCGGCTGGTCGAATGACGGGGATAACTGGTCTACCAGCGATATGGTTTCTCCCTTAGGTCTTTGGAGAACATCCAATCCACTTGGTCTTGCCGCATTTAAAGGGAAACTCTTTCTAAGCCAGGTGGGTGCCGGACTTTTAGGTGTAGATATGCATATTACCTCTTCCGCCGACCCTACAAAGAAAGATACATGGAGCGAACCGAAACGTATATTTTCGTCTTGGAGTGCAGGACGCGAAATGAATCTTACGAATGTAAATGATGAAGCGTTATATACTACCTTCACCCAAAGAGGCATTTTCTTTGCCGGTGGTATGTATTACGCCTTCTCGTTTGATGGTGTAAATTGGCCGGAATCTCCCACTCAAATATTTACAGACAAATCTAGCTTTCATGGGATCGGAATGGCCTATTCGAATAAGAATCTTTATGTTGCAGCCAAAATTCCAAGCCAGCAATCTCTTTCATTCTCTCCCATAAAACTAAATGCAGAACCTGTGAAACGTGTTTTCGGTACTTTATTGGGATGGTGGGAGACTTGGAAGGCGATCCTATTGACTCAACAAGATTCTAAAAGAATCTTTTATTCTTTCATAGGTAAATTCGATGAAGTACGAGTCGGCGTTTCTGAGGATGGAGTAAATTGGCCTAATCCGGTCGAAATTCCCGACTGGAAAACCACTTTGCCGATATCGGTATGCTCCCATAAAGACTACGTGTATGTTGGCACTGTAGGTAGAGATAATATCGCAAGATTAGCGTGGGCAGACTCCAAACTCGAATGGAAGAAAGAAAACATGCTAACAATTTTTGGAGCTTGGAATACATATAGAATGGTGAATTTAATTAGCTACAAAGATATTCTATATGTAACTTTCTCCGGGACAGAAAGATTAGTATTTGGTGCTTTAGAAAATACCGGCTTTTCGGAAAAGGCATCGTTGTTTGGCGGATTTACTTTAATTACATCTGCGACTCTTTGTGTGTTTGAAGAAATGCTAATCGCGACCGCTGTAGATGACGCCAACCGGGTCCTGTACAGCACCTCCATAGATGCAATCAACTGGACTAATCCAGCTCCGATAGAAGGTATATCTACCAAGCATGAGGTCTTTCTCCAAGAAATGAACGGAGAAATAAGATGCACATATCTTTCCTTAAAAAATATTCCCGTATGTGTTCGTATCGAATCTTTGCAATGA
- a CDS encoding Na+/H+ antiporter, translated as MENILVEYVYLILIILGLVVIADRLGLAYPIVLLIGGLVVSAIPFFQNITITPELVFLIFLPPLLYEAAWQISWKEFWKWRRIIAGFAFPIVIITSCAIALISTSLIPGFTLAIGFLLGGIISPPDSISSVTIMKQTKAPKSVVSIAEGESLLNDASSLIVFRFALAAAVTGQFYLQEAAISFIWVVIAGSLIGLTVGLVFYGIHRWLPLTPSIEIVLTFVTPYCMYYLAEHFHVSGVLAVVCGGLLLSSKRQSLLSYASRIQGVNVWNSIVFILNGLIFLLIGLQLPSIVNQLGDISITSAIVYGLVISFALIIIRIIITLCTSGFTRIMSNFIEVTEVNPGWKIPIVLGWAGIRGVVSLAAALSIPIYINGETPFPYRNLILFITFLVILTTMIFNGLTLPWLIRKLNVMDFQIPVPVHKQEVMIQKRLASESLRYLEEKNHTGAKKNKHLKNLISRLKTELGYFEEELKGMSGIHRGERKEYGDVYLELLQFQRDVLNDLNHDSGFDEEVIRKYHALIDIEEYKTRESD; from the coding sequence ATGGAAAATATCCTAGTCGAATATGTATATCTGATTTTGATCATTCTTGGATTGGTTGTGATTGCCGATAGACTAGGGCTTGCGTATCCGATCGTTTTATTGATCGGAGGTCTTGTGGTCAGCGCCATTCCATTTTTCCAAAATATTACCATCACACCGGAACTTGTTTTTCTAATTTTTCTTCCGCCATTACTGTACGAAGCTGCTTGGCAAATTTCCTGGAAAGAATTTTGGAAATGGAGAAGGATCATCGCAGGTTTTGCGTTTCCGATCGTGATCATTACTTCTTGTGCGATTGCATTGATTTCCACTTCTCTCATTCCGGGATTTACTTTAGCGATCGGATTTTTATTAGGAGGGATTATCTCTCCTCCCGATTCTATATCTTCCGTTACTATCATGAAACAAACAAAGGCTCCTAAGTCCGTTGTGAGTATCGCAGAAGGAGAAAGTTTATTGAACGATGCTTCTTCTTTGATCGTGTTCCGTTTTGCATTGGCGGCTGCAGTCACCGGACAATTTTATCTACAAGAAGCTGCAATCAGTTTTATTTGGGTGGTAATCGCCGGTTCATTGATCGGTCTAACGGTAGGACTTGTATTCTATGGGATCCATCGTTGGCTTCCTCTTACGCCGAGTATAGAGATCGTTTTAACTTTTGTGACTCCGTATTGTATGTATTACTTGGCGGAACATTTTCATGTTTCCGGAGTTCTTGCTGTGGTCTGTGGCGGGCTACTTCTGTCTAGCAAACGCCAAAGTTTATTGAGTTATGCGAGCCGTATCCAAGGCGTGAATGTTTGGAATAGTATCGTATTCATTCTAAACGGGCTTATCTTCCTATTGATCGGTTTGCAGTTACCTTCTATCGTAAATCAATTGGGAGATATTAGTATTACCAGTGCAATCGTCTACGGATTGGTGATCTCATTCGCCTTGATCATTATTCGGATTATCATTACTCTTTGTACCTCCGGTTTTACTCGGATTATGAGCAATTTTATAGAAGTCACGGAAGTAAATCCGGGATGGAAAATCCCTATCGTTTTAGGATGGGCAGGGATCCGAGGGGTTGTTTCTCTTGCGGCAGCGCTTTCTATTCCGATCTATATAAACGGAGAAACTCCTTTTCCTTATCGGAATTTGATCCTATTTATCACATTCTTAGTGATCTTGACAACTATGATCTTTAACGGACTCACTCTTCCTTGGTTGATACGGAAATTGAACGTAATGGATTTTCAAATTCCCGTTCCGGTCCATAAGCAGGAGGTGATGATCCAAAAAAGATTGGCTTCGGAGTCGTTAAGGTATTTGGAAGAAAAAAATCATACCGGTGCAAAAAAGAATAAACATCTCAAAAATCTGATCTCTCGTTTAAAAACGGAATTGGGATATTTCGAGGAAGAGCTCAAGGGAATGTCCGGCATTCATAGGGGAGAAAGAAAAGAATACGGAGACGTATATTTGGAATTATTACAATTCCAAAGAGATGTTCTAAATGACCTCAATCATGATTCTGGATTCGACGAGGAAGTGATCCGCAAATACCATGCGTTGATCGACATAGAAGAGTATAAGACCAGAGAAAGTGATTGA
- a CDS encoding glycoside hydrolase family 5 protein, giving the protein MFNRRKMKIFCSVSVVFAILASCSPETDQAYLPFSLPKSAKSAYRSVMSLAVPSSPPVVPLSTNGRYIVDSNNNRFKLKAVNWYGASDTRQVVGGLDKQPISHIISLIQEWGFNSVRLPFSNVMLHDANIVPNEFVAANPQFFGKTPLQIYDETVAALTAAGIVVVLNNHTTFSEWCCGFDYNGQWYHTGSSFAYNQTPEMWKADWVFLVNRYKNNKLVAAADLRNEVRTQRFNDTHLPNSPNWGWNNIDDWRKAAQEAGNDILRVNPDMVIVVEGINWWGAIPILGSGERPHLKPVRDLQVHIRNVNKLVYAAHNYGFIGPKHNGDDGTSGGNIKYKDMDATTFRNTITDEWGYVVEPDTVTTAPVWVSEFGASPGETNPADREWFKRLVDYLIEKDIDFAFWPLNGEDEWGLVTSDWSQTKRGNWRDEHMDRLLASSGKTGSVAYVDHLTKIGFNGVDDNVSTIDNDWLVGANKGTCPDGERLLGLSRDQRALCSDTKYGKLWHADRAINVQAVYETTTRYHGTGDWAGGFTKYECPNDYYVAGATKHSWGTSGILCAHSKVPLANSCRTVWFDRGDNRSSQRGGDWAPGSYKGQCADSEYVAGVAQRDGGGAALLCCSSPLSGELPLVYKAKNLSHRTGFAEGDAWVVTTADHWADHIIYGPYDRGRWGTGNKRAVFRMLVDVTNANNDKVVTIDVFDGQDVLARRDVYRHEFAGPGQYTNFSLDFHIAPDKADRPMEVRAWWFDTSYVKTENVTIQNR; this is encoded by the coding sequence ATGTTTAACAGAAGGAAAATGAAAATTTTTTGTTCTGTATCGGTGGTCTTTGCTATATTAGCAAGTTGTTCCCCTGAAACAGACCAAGCGTATTTACCTTTCTCACTTCCGAAATCGGCAAAGTCCGCTTATCGGTCAGTGATGTCTTTGGCTGTGCCAAGCAGTCCTCCGGTCGTTCCTCTAAGTACGAATGGAAGATATATCGTAGACTCGAACAATAACCGCTTCAAATTAAAAGCGGTGAACTGGTATGGAGCCAGTGATACACGACAGGTAGTGGGGGGTCTGGATAAACAACCTATTTCTCATATTATTTCTTTGATCCAGGAATGGGGCTTTAATTCGGTTCGTTTACCTTTTTCTAATGTAATGCTCCATGATGCGAATATTGTTCCGAACGAATTTGTGGCGGCTAACCCGCAATTTTTCGGAAAAACGCCTCTACAGATCTACGATGAGACCGTTGCCGCTCTGACTGCAGCAGGGATCGTTGTTGTATTGAATAACCATACCACTTTCTCCGAATGGTGCTGCGGTTTCGACTATAACGGTCAATGGTATCATACCGGATCTTCCTTCGCATATAATCAAACTCCCGAAATGTGGAAAGCGGATTGGGTATTCTTAGTGAATCGTTATAAGAATAACAAGTTAGTCGCTGCTGCGGATCTTAGGAACGAAGTACGCACCCAACGTTTTAACGATACACATTTGCCGAATAGTCCGAACTGGGGTTGGAATAATATTGACGACTGGCGTAAGGCCGCTCAGGAAGCGGGAAATGATATCTTACGCGTCAACCCGGACATGGTCATCGTAGTAGAGGGAATCAACTGGTGGGGTGCGATCCCTATTTTAGGTTCCGGAGAACGTCCCCACTTAAAACCGGTTCGTGATCTTCAGGTCCATATTCGTAATGTAAATAAACTTGTATATGCAGCCCATAACTACGGTTTTATCGGACCGAAACATAACGGTGACGACGGTACATCCGGAGGAAATATAAAATATAAGGATATGGATGCAACTACGTTCCGAAACACGATCACTGACGAATGGGGATACGTGGTTGAACCGGATACAGTAACAACGGCACCGGTTTGGGTGAGTGAATTCGGAGCTTCCCCGGGAGAAACCAACCCAGCCGATCGAGAATGGTTTAAAAGATTGGTGGATTATTTAATCGAGAAGGATATCGATTTCGCATTTTGGCCTCTGAACGGAGAAGATGAATGGGGACTTGTAACTTCCGATTGGTCTCAAACCAAAAGAGGCAACTGGAGAGATGAACATATGGATCGCCTTCTTGCTTCCTCCGGTAAAACAGGATCGGTGGCTTATGTGGATCATTTGACCAAGATCGGATTTAACGGTGTAGATGATAACGTAAGTACGATTGACAATGATTGGCTTGTAGGAGCAAACAAAGGGACCTGTCCTGACGGAGAACGTCTATTAGGTTTGAGCCGTGACCAAAGAGCTCTTTGTAGTGATACTAAGTACGGAAAACTTTGGCATGCAGACCGTGCAATCAATGTGCAAGCAGTGTATGAGACTACTACTCGTTATCACGGCACAGGTGACTGGGCCGGCGGATTTACAAAATACGAATGTCCAAACGATTATTATGTTGCAGGAGCGACCAAACATTCTTGGGGAACAAGCGGCATCCTTTGCGCACATAGTAAGGTACCTCTTGCAAACTCTTGCCGCACCGTTTGGTTCGATAGAGGAGATAACCGTTCTTCTCAGCGTGGAGGAGACTGGGCGCCAGGTTCTTACAAAGGCCAATGTGCCGACAGCGAATACGTAGCCGGAGTTGCTCAAAGAGACGGAGGAGGAGCCGCACTACTTTGTTGCTCTTCTCCATTGAGCGGAGAATTACCTTTAGTTTATAAGGCAAAAAATCTTTCTCACCGTACCGGATTTGCTGAAGGAGACGCTTGGGTTGTAACCACGGCGGATCATTGGGCGGATCATATCATCTACGGTCCGTACGATAGAGGTCGTTGGGGAACGGGCAACAAGCGAGCGGTATTCCGTATGTTAGTGGATGTTACAAACGCGAATAACGATAAAGTCGTTACAATAGACGTTTTCGACGGCCAAGATGTGTTGGCAAGAAGGGATGTTTATAGACACGAGTTTGCAGGTCCAGGCCAGTACACCAACTTCTCGTTAGATTTTCATATCGCACCGGATAAAGCGGATCGCCCTATGGAAGTTCGTGCTTGGTGGTTTGATACTTCTTACGTGAAAACGGAGAATGTCACCATTCAAAATCGATAG
- a CDS encoding lysozyme inhibitor LprI family protein: MRFLLSSASLLLLAFSLLSKTSEPADPCSKIKNKNDQKKCYMNEYQVADKELNLTYKKIREGLSDPEKEDLKKLQVLWIGYRDGICEGPMYSSDESGIETIICKTGTTAERTKYLHHVWKFSTVSKEGLGSYTDGFGGSLKLFRDTSSNEIQFSLEVVRGPTAHLGEVSGNWTPAKEGKWIWASTPGCNSEDPDCCLLEFQYFQNRIEVEEISCSAYHGARAYFGGSYRYEFKQKK; the protein is encoded by the coding sequence ATGCGCTTTCTACTCTCCTCCGCCTCCCTGCTCCTACTTGCATTTTCCCTTTTATCCAAAACATCCGAACCGGCGGATCCTTGTTCCAAGATCAAAAACAAAAACGATCAGAAAAAATGTTACATGAACGAGTACCAAGTCGCTGACAAAGAATTGAATCTTACTTATAAAAAAATAAGGGAAGGTCTATCCGATCCCGAGAAAGAAGATTTAAAAAAATTGCAAGTGCTTTGGATCGGATACAGAGACGGGATTTGTGAAGGTCCTATGTATTCTTCGGATGAATCTGGGATTGAAACGATCATCTGCAAGACTGGGACTACTGCAGAAAGAACCAAATATTTACATCATGTTTGGAAATTCTCCACGGTATCTAAAGAAGGACTTGGTTCTTATACGGATGGCTTCGGTGGAAGTTTAAAACTTTTTCGAGATACCTCGAGTAACGAAATCCAATTTTCTCTGGAGGTTGTGAGAGGTCCTACTGCTCATCTGGGAGAAGTAAGCGGAAATTGGACCCCGGCTAAAGAAGGAAAATGGATTTGGGCTTCCACACCAGGATGTAATTCGGAAGATCCGGACTGCTGCTTATTGGAATTCCAATATTTTCAAAATAGGATAGAGGTGGAGGAAATTTCTTGTTCCGCGTATCACGGAGCAAGGGCTTATTTCGGGGGAAGTTATAGATATGAATTTAAACAAAAAAAATAG